A genomic stretch from Desulfotignum balticum DSM 7044 includes:
- the serA gene encoding phosphoglycerate dehydrogenase: MKVLVSETMDEAGIEILQQQQGIDVDIRTDLDPEALRTIIPAYDGLAIRGGTRVDKSLLDAAVNLKVIARAGVGLDNVDIDEATRKGVAVMNTPGGNTVTTAEHAIAMLMSLTRNIPQATASLKAGKWEKNRLLGREVFNKTLGIVGFGNVGSGVAHLAKGLRMRVMVHDPNISREHIEKQGFEFVELDDLYSRADYISVHVPKMDATIDLLDAEAFEKMKQGVYVIHCARGGIINESALYDAIVSGKVAGAALDGFSTEPPGDLPLLALDSVIATPHLGGSTREAQTHVAVAAARQIIAYLLHDTVINAVNVPSVTGEVLRQLKPFLYLAEKMGKMQAQLISGGIREVQIEYMGKFPDLDLKPVTIAAIKGLLNEFTSYEVNTVNAISLAGSKGIKISEATSPESGNFINLIRMTVVTDTRTDVVSGTIFGKDRIRIVRINKFRLEVIPEGHLGLIHNVDKPGSIGSIGNTLGKHHINISRMMVGREEDGQRNIIFLKTDTPVPPDVIAEIEALELVVSMKTFEL, translated from the coding sequence ATGAAAGTATTGGTCAGTGAAACAATGGATGAGGCCGGCATCGAGATTTTACAGCAGCAGCAGGGCATCGATGTGGATATCCGAACCGATCTGGACCCGGAAGCACTCAGAACAATTATTCCCGCCTATGACGGACTGGCCATCCGGGGGGGAACCCGGGTGGACAAGTCTCTTCTGGATGCGGCCGTCAATCTCAAGGTGATTGCCCGGGCCGGGGTCGGTCTGGACAATGTGGACATTGACGAGGCCACCCGAAAAGGGGTGGCTGTGATGAACACGCCCGGCGGCAACACCGTGACCACGGCCGAACATGCCATAGCCATGCTCATGTCTTTGACCCGGAACATTCCCCAGGCCACGGCATCGTTAAAAGCGGGAAAATGGGAAAAAAACCGGCTGCTGGGCCGGGAAGTTTTCAACAAAACACTGGGAATCGTCGGTTTCGGCAATGTCGGTTCCGGGGTGGCCCATCTGGCCAAAGGCTTGAGAATGCGGGTGATGGTTCATGATCCCAATATCTCCCGGGAACATATCGAAAAACAGGGGTTTGAGTTTGTGGAACTGGATGACCTTTACAGCCGGGCGGATTACATTTCCGTGCATGTGCCCAAAATGGATGCCACCATCGATCTTCTGGATGCCGAGGCATTTGAAAAAATGAAACAGGGGGTCTATGTGATCCATTGTGCCCGGGGCGGGATCATCAACGAATCCGCGCTGTATGACGCTATTGTGTCCGGAAAAGTGGCAGGTGCGGCCCTGGACGGATTTTCCACAGAACCGCCCGGTGACCTGCCGCTGCTGGCATTGGATTCAGTCATTGCCACCCCCCATCTGGGAGGGTCCACCCGGGAGGCCCAGACCCATGTAGCTGTGGCGGCGGCCAGGCAGATCATCGCTTATCTGCTGCATGACACCGTGATCAATGCCGTGAATGTGCCGTCGGTCACCGGTGAGGTCCTGCGCCAGCTCAAACCGTTTTTATATCTGGCGGAAAAAATGGGCAAAATGCAGGCCCAGCTCATTTCAGGAGGGATCCGGGAGGTGCAGATCGAATATATGGGCAAATTTCCGGACCTGGACCTCAAACCGGTCACCATTGCCGCGATCAAGGGACTGCTCAATGAATTCACCTCGTATGAAGTCAATACCGTGAATGCCATTTCCCTGGCCGGCAGCAAAGGGATCAAGATTTCCGAAGCCACATCGCCTGAGTCCGGGAATTTCATCAACCTGATCCGCATGACCGTGGTGACCGATACCCGGACCGATGTGGTGTCCGGCACGATTTTCGGCAAAGACCGGATCCGCATTGTCCGCATCAACAAATTCCGGCTGGAAGTGATTCCCGAAGGTCATCTGGGCCTGATTCACAACGTGGACAAGCCCGGTTCCATCGGTTCCATCGGCAACACCCTGGGAAAACACCATATCAATATCTCCCGCATGATGGTGGGCCGGGAAGAAGACGGCCAGCGCAACATCATTTTTCTGAAAACCGATACCCCGGTGCCGCCGGACGTGATTGCGGAAATCGAAGCTCTGGAGCTGGTGGTGAGTATGAAGACCTTTGAGCTGTAG
- a CDS encoding 16S rRNA (uracil(1498)-N(3))-methyltransferase, translated as MNLILLTRDDFISAHRVCLTGRRHTHVRAVLKAVPGDLVACGMVNGNMGYGKIQDMDPRKLVMQVTLHQPPPAAIPLNLVLALPRPKMLRRIIQNVTALGVKQIFLVNSWRVEKSFWQSPFLDDANLVQYQRLGLEQAKDTVMPDISKKRFFSRFVKNELPAISSGTRCITAHPKTEQICPAGVNQPVTLAVGPEGGWIDLEVKTLEDIGFVTCAMGQRILTVETAVTSLISRLFV; from the coding sequence GTGAACCTGATTCTGCTGACCAGAGATGATTTTATTTCTGCCCACCGGGTCTGTCTCACAGGCCGACGACATACCCATGTCCGGGCCGTGCTCAAAGCCGTGCCCGGGGATTTAGTGGCCTGCGGGATGGTCAATGGAAACATGGGATACGGCAAAATCCAGGACATGGATCCCCGGAAACTGGTGATGCAGGTGACACTGCACCAGCCCCCCCCGGCGGCCATACCCTTGAACCTGGTGCTGGCACTGCCCCGGCCCAAGATGCTTCGCCGGATCATCCAGAATGTCACGGCCCTGGGGGTCAAGCAGATCTTTCTGGTGAATTCCTGGCGGGTGGAAAAAAGTTTCTGGCAGAGCCCGTTTCTGGACGATGCCAATCTGGTGCAATACCAGCGGCTGGGCCTGGAGCAGGCAAAAGACACGGTCATGCCGGATATCAGCAAAAAGCGGTTTTTCAGCCGGTTTGTCAAAAATGAACTGCCGGCGATATCAAGCGGCACCCGATGTATCACCGCTCACCCCAAAACCGAACAGATCTGTCCGGCCGGTGTGAATCAGCCGGTGACCCTGGCAGTGGGACCGGAAGGAGGGTGGATCGATCTGGAAGTCAAGACCCTGGAAGATATCGGTTTTGTCACCTGCGCAATGGGACAGCGGATTCTGACCGTTGAAACCGCTGTCACCAGCCTGATCTCCCGGTTGTTTGTCTGA
- a CDS encoding DUF3683 domain-containing protein → MRDPERKIPYNYTSAGDDPIIRHLFGSDVLQIIKTLETKKSTGRSARLLYRFMGDLFIIGRNPFLFQELVAHPVQRKQLFSEFEKDLDIIENAAKHPEVFQVLDACRQTLKKLVNQITTQAGFHRKILRAFRPIVGKDNIYFDPFTLTAHATDATDWRRFLPKAVLRPDKESQVPELVKKIRELGLCIIPRGGGTGLTGGATPLTSDCVMINTEKLNRIGAIAPLAEVGDGTCFSIEVQAGVLTQDAKDAARDQGLIFATDPTSAWACTIGGNLAENAGGKTAVLFGTALDNVLSYRIVMPDGNVYTVSRKGHPGRKILYTDAVVFDVFDDTGEKVRTIELTGADIRKKGLGKDVTNKYLNGLPGIQKEGCDGIITWAQFILYPEFSFKKTCCIEFFGNDMTEAGQVITAISATFAHKDPAVMALEHFDEAYIKAIDYKTKNALGNRLKAVLLVDLVSNDTGCLDQGVKTLASILAPFEKTGLTIARTDEEATRFWEDRKRLGAIAAHTNAFKLNEDIVLPLTSLAQFVKFVDQTNLEEKAFNQARIIDNMVAYLDRAVPLSDPQWLKKKVGQAKDLAWSTKKKLPIASRDALEAGIHAKNFYTHVCESLRGYTHILEKLETIYDTTRARLIVVATHMHAGDGNVHVNIPVLSNDREMMERAALTADRIMEKAVSLNGVVSGEHGIGITKFKYLSPEAVQALDQYRNQVDPDRIMNPGKLSEPDILNKVFTPSFNLLKLEARILKHGSLYDLAMNIANCVRCGKCKPMCPVFFPEKNMFFHPRNRNLALGSLIEALLYITQRTRSTGFQILKNLEEIADHCTICHRCLTKCPVNIDSGDITIESREILKTMQFKHTPLATRTTLRYLADKRPLPNQLTRPWLLGAGTFFQRTGATLLSPVAGVKPFSGIRSMQVLRSKMPWPDAATLRSKVPMTLKNQALVLEPLEPAISTVFYFPGCGSERIYSRISRAALFILLSQNHRVILPPPFLCCGYPFLVNAQTKQFEELALKNTIVLTQIREMFNDLTFDAVVVSCGTCMESLGHLGVAQIFEAPVTDVSEYVLDRWTLPEPPATPCFYHAPCHDSLKDKGTALLKTHGFTVTSVPHCCSQAGTMALSRPDISHNMLVRKQDALTLAGHVTQKPRARILTNCPSCVQGLGRLTGVTPVHLAEALAEAMGGSLWKNKRLDELTRSREIVTF, encoded by the coding sequence ATGCGTGATCCAGAAAGAAAGATTCCCTATAACTACACATCGGCCGGGGATGACCCGATTATCCGGCATCTTTTCGGATCCGATGTGCTGCAGATCATCAAAACCCTGGAAACCAAAAAAAGCACCGGCCGTTCCGCCCGGCTGCTGTACCGGTTCATGGGGGATCTGTTCATCATCGGGCGAAATCCGTTTCTTTTTCAGGAGCTGGTGGCGCATCCGGTCCAGCGAAAGCAGCTGTTTTCCGAATTTGAAAAAGATCTGGACATCATTGAAAACGCTGCCAAACATCCTGAGGTGTTCCAGGTGCTGGATGCGTGCAGACAGACCCTGAAAAAACTGGTCAACCAAATCACCACTCAGGCAGGGTTTCACCGCAAAATTCTGCGGGCGTTCCGCCCGATTGTCGGCAAAGACAACATTTATTTCGATCCTTTCACCCTGACGGCCCATGCCACCGACGCAACCGACTGGCGGCGGTTTCTGCCCAAAGCCGTGCTGCGTCCGGACAAGGAATCCCAGGTGCCTGAACTGGTGAAAAAAATCCGTGAACTGGGATTGTGCATCATCCCCCGGGGAGGCGGTACCGGATTGACCGGCGGGGCCACACCGCTCACGTCAGACTGTGTAATGATCAACACGGAAAAACTCAACCGCATCGGTGCCATTGCCCCTTTGGCTGAAGTCGGTGACGGCACCTGTTTTTCCATTGAGGTGCAGGCCGGGGTTCTTACCCAGGATGCCAAAGATGCGGCCCGGGATCAGGGACTGATATTTGCCACCGACCCCACATCGGCCTGGGCCTGTACCATTGGCGGCAACCTGGCGGAGAATGCCGGGGGAAAAACAGCGGTCCTGTTCGGCACGGCCCTGGACAATGTGTTGTCCTACCGTATTGTCATGCCGGACGGCAATGTCTACACCGTTTCCCGGAAAGGCCATCCGGGCCGGAAAATTCTATATACCGATGCGGTGGTTTTTGACGTCTTTGATGACACCGGCGAAAAGGTCCGGACCATTGAACTGACCGGAGCGGATATCCGCAAAAAAGGTCTGGGCAAGGATGTCACCAATAAATATCTCAACGGACTTCCCGGTATTCAGAAAGAGGGATGTGACGGGATCATCACCTGGGCACAGTTCATCCTGTATCCGGAATTTTCTTTTAAAAAAACCTGCTGCATCGAGTTTTTCGGCAATGACATGACCGAAGCCGGTCAGGTGATCACAGCCATTTCCGCCACCTTTGCCCACAAGGATCCGGCGGTCATGGCCCTGGAACATTTTGACGAAGCCTATATCAAGGCCATTGACTATAAAACCAAAAACGCTCTGGGCAACCGGCTCAAGGCGGTGCTGCTGGTGGACCTGGTATCCAATGATACCGGGTGTCTCGACCAGGGGGTGAAGACCCTGGCATCCATTCTGGCGCCCTTTGAAAAAACCGGCCTGACCATTGCCCGGACCGATGAAGAAGCCACGCGCTTCTGGGAGGACCGCAAACGCTTAGGGGCCATTGCCGCCCATACCAACGCATTCAAGCTCAATGAGGACATTGTGCTGCCGTTGACGTCACTGGCGCAATTTGTCAAATTCGTGGACCAGACCAACCTGGAGGAAAAGGCTTTCAACCAGGCCCGGATCATTGACAATATGGTGGCTTACCTGGACCGGGCCGTGCCCCTGTCCGATCCCCAGTGGCTGAAAAAAAAAGTGGGACAGGCCAAGGATCTGGCCTGGTCCACCAAAAAAAAGCTGCCCATTGCCTCCAGAGATGCCCTGGAAGCAGGAATCCATGCCAAAAATTTCTATACCCATGTCTGTGAGAGTCTGCGGGGGTATACCCATATTCTGGAAAAACTGGAAACCATCTATGACACCACCCGGGCCCGTCTGATTGTGGTGGCCACCCACATGCATGCCGGAGACGGCAATGTGCATGTGAACATCCCGGTACTGTCCAATGACCGGGAAATGATGGAACGGGCGGCTTTGACCGCTGACCGGATCATGGAAAAGGCCGTGTCCCTGAACGGGGTGGTATCCGGAGAACACGGCATCGGTATCACCAAATTCAAATATCTGTCACCCGAAGCGGTTCAGGCACTGGATCAATACCGGAACCAGGTGGATCCGGACCGGATCATGAATCCGGGCAAACTGAGTGAACCTGATATTTTAAATAAGGTGTTCACACCTTCCTTTAATCTTTTGAAGCTGGAGGCACGGATTTTAAAGCATGGTTCCCTGTATGATCTGGCCATGAACATTGCCAATTGTGTGCGGTGCGGCAAATGCAAGCCCATGTGTCCGGTGTTTTTCCCGGAAAAAAACATGTTTTTTCATCCCCGGAACCGGAACCTGGCTCTGGGATCCCTGATTGAAGCGTTGCTGTATATCACCCAGCGGACCCGGTCCACTGGATTCCAGATTTTGAAAAATTTAGAGGAGATTGCAGATCATTGTACCATCTGCCACCGGTGCCTGACCAAATGCCCGGTCAATATCGACTCCGGGGATATCACCATCGAGTCCAGGGAAATCCTTAAAACCATGCAGTTCAAACACACCCCGCTGGCCACCCGGACCACGTTGAGATATCTGGCAGACAAGCGGCCGTTGCCGAACCAGCTGACCCGGCCGTGGCTGCTGGGCGCAGGGACTTTTTTCCAGCGCACCGGTGCCACGTTGCTGTCCCCGGTTGCCGGTGTCAAGCCGTTTTCCGGGATCCGGTCCATGCAGGTGCTGCGGTCTAAAATGCCCTGGCCGGATGCAGCCACGCTCCGGTCCAAAGTTCCCATGACCCTGAAAAATCAGGCATTGGTCCTGGAACCTTTGGAACCGGCCATCTCCACGGTATTTTATTTTCCCGGATGCGGCAGTGAACGCATTTATTCACGGATTTCCAGAGCGGCCCTGTTTATTTTGCTGTCCCAAAATCACCGGGTCATTCTGCCGCCGCCGTTTCTGTGCTGCGGGTATCCTTTTCTGGTCAATGCCCAGACCAAGCAATTCGAAGAACTGGCGTTGAAAAACACCATTGTTCTGACCCAGATCCGGGAGATGTTCAATGACCTGACCTTTGATGCCGTGGTGGTGTCCTGCGGCACCTGCATGGAATCGCTGGGCCATCTGGGTGTGGCCCAGATTTTCGAAGCCCCGGTAACCGATGTCAGTGAATATGTACTGGACCGCTGGACCCTGCCGGAACCGCCGGCAACCCCTTGTTTTTACCATGCTCCCTGCCATGATTCATTAAAAGACAAAGGAACCGCATTGCTGAAAACCCATGGGTTCACCGTGACTTCTGTGCCGCACTGCTGCTCCCAGGCCGGAACCATGGCCCTGTCCCGGCCGGATATCAGCCACAACATGCTGGTGCGCAAACAGGACGCATTGACCCTGGCAGGCCATGTCACACAAAAACCCCGGGCACGGATTCTGACCAACTGTCCATCCTGTGTGCAGGGTCTGGGACGGCTGACCGGGGTGACACCGGTTCATCTGGCCGAAGCTTTGGCCGAAGCCATGGGCGGGAGTCTTTGGAAAAACAAACGATTGGACGAATTGACCCGTTCCCGGGAAATTGTGACGTTCTAA